One Melospiza melodia melodia isolate bMelMel2 chromosome 1, bMelMel2.pri, whole genome shotgun sequence genomic window carries:
- the LOC134415091 gene encoding macrophage mannose receptor 1-like isoform X1 — MKILTFSTVLAFLSFAHTAFQTLDKEVFLIFNEDTKSCLIAQSSEAVTTAACKKSSDLQKFRWVSDHQLMSMAFAQCLGVPNKRNQAKISLYPCNKKSEFQKWECRNEALAIQGEDLFLSAGKKNENIVLKTRSEAKDKWKIYGTMDNLCSQRYEDMFTLLGNSNGAPCAFPFLLSGRWYTECTAAGRSDGLFWCATTPNFDEDHLFGFCPAANIDRFWSTDPLTGTYYQINHQSALTWHQARKSCQQQNAELLSVTEIHEQIYLRDLIDSKRSSLWIGLNSLNLNSGWQWSGGFPFRYFNWAPGSPEPESEKLCAVLNPRREAKWENQPCELKLGYICKKEKSTKDPLILPSGAVESVKCPEEWLPYGGHCFMVHRDPKEWREAQISCNESSGDLASIHNPEEHGFILSQLGYRAVDELWIGLNDLKIQMYFEWSDGTPVTYTKWLPGEPTHEVTGQEDCVIMAGKDGYWADSVCDRKLGYICRRDPLQGVSQTAKTDPACLKGWKRYGFYCYLVGHTSVTFSEAKKTCERSSGYLTSIADRYEQAYLTSLIGLSSEKYFWIGLSDMREQGIFTWVTGEGVLYTNWNAAMPGKEAGCVALRTGNAAGLWDVQNCEVKAKFLCKKLAEKVTVPAVSETVSDSKCPLGWDTSNSTNSCFRGFVREEDQKKTWFEARDFCREIGGDLAAIRNEEEQTVIENLVKKKSPSFQPFWIGLHCLDPNGGVSWSDGSPVNYIDETRYYFYGAAFQDCGAISEKPSLTWIKEHCEYSHNWICEIKKGTPLKPEPLGLSTTYEVTEDGWIVKGDKQYFFSPEKTSMEKARTFCRNNHGNLATVENNSERKFLWKYILKNGKLNSYLIGLIQNADEQFSWMSGSPVHYAAWAQGEPNFAEGQENCVVLNKKDGLWNDVNCGFSNGYICERHKSFINATLPSAVPSAPGGCPAGWILFKNQCYRFFGSGYDFWSTGRRVCMSLGGDLASIPNEQVQAFLTYHLKDASNDLWIGLNDLLSELNFVWSDGSAVSYTNWAKGSPKLVEPILYDSLHPEDGRNRQQFDCVSLKRGPADDTGKWNNEECYKYRGYICQKSSDPELLKSPATVLDFSFAPSSGISYSVTRSKMNWEEAHQNCNNNASELASILEPHSQALIFLLAKEYGEPLWIGLNSNRTNGKYQWTDRWSLVYSKWASGEPKQTLACVYLDTDGTWKTASCEEKFFSVCKKSDVMAPTEPPQLPGKCPESRGHKSWIPFSGHCYYFEATKKRSWSQAHEECAQLGADLVSVGDHSETNFLSETIKILHRKSLNFWIGLKKNDRGQWVWTDKSAVGFVNWQLGQPSNQRLKDCGELCALSGSWNANLCSFKKGYICKKVKTPEKKEMSTENTEQKMEKVFSAGIIWLFLLLALSIAGAGSVIYFCLRRKRQNLPHISTRMSGSEATVDIQVKNTHSDM; from the exons ATGAAAATCTTGACCTTTTCTACAGTTTTAGCTTTCCTCTCATTTGCTCATACTGCTTTTCAGACACTCG ACAAGGAAGTATTCTTAATATTCAATGAGGATACTAAGTCCTGTTTAATTGCTCAGAGTTCTGAGGCAGTCACAACAGCTGCTTGCAAGAAAAGCAGTGACTTACAAAAATTCAGGTGGGTCTCTGATCATCAGTTAATGAGCATGGCATTTGCACAATGCTTGGGAGTGCCCAACAAGAGAAACCAGGCTAAAATTTCTCTGTACCCATGCAACAAGAAAAGTGAATTCCAGAAATGGGAATGCAGAAATGAAGCCTTGGCGATCCAAGGGGAAGATTTATTTCTCAGTGCTggcaaaaaaaatgaaaatattgtgcTGAAAACAAGATCAGAGGCAAAGGATAAATGGAAGATCTATGGAACCATGGACAATTTGTGCTCTCAAAGATACGAAG aCATGTTTACACTGTTAGGAAATTCCAATGGAGCTCCGTGTGCCTTTCCCTTCCTGTTGAGTGGAAGATGGTACACTGAgtgcacagctgctggcaggtcaGACGGTTTGTTCTGGTGTGCAACAACGCCCAACTTCGATGAGGATCATTTGTTTGGGTTCTGTCCAGCTGCCA ACATTGACAGATTTTGGAGTACAGATCCTTTGACAGGAACCTACTACCAGATTAACCACCAGTCAGCTCTCACATGGCACCAAGCAAGGAagagctgtcagcagcagaatgcAGAACTATTAAGTGTCACGGAGATACATGAACAAATATATCTAAGAG ATTTGATTGACAGCAAGAGATCCTCTCTCTGGATTGGGCTTAACAGTCTGAATCTCAACAGTGGCTGGCAGTGGAGTGGTGGCTTTCCCTTCAGATACTTTAACTGGGCACCAG GAAGCCCTGAGCCTGAGTCTGAAAAACTCTGTGCAGTACTAAACCCCAGAAGAGAGGCTAAATGGGAAAACCAGCCCTGTGAGCTGAAACTTGGCTATATATGTAAAAAGGAAAAATCTACAAAGGATCCTTTAATTCTACCATCAG GAGCTGTAGAGTCTGTTAAATGCCCAGAAGAATGGTTGCCCTATGGAGGTCACTGTTTCATGGTTCATAGAGACCCCAAAGAATGGAGAGAAGCCCAAATTTCCTGCAATGAGAGCAGTGGTGATCTGGCCAGTATCCACAACCCTGAGGAGCATGGCTTCATACTCTCTCAGCTTGGCTACA gagctgtggatgagctgtgGATTGGCCTGAATGACCTCAAAATCCAAATGTACTTTGAGTGGAGTGATGGGACTCCTGTGACATATACCAAGTGGTTGCCTGGAGAACCAACCCATGAAGTCACTGGCCAAGAAGATTGTGTCATTATGGCAGGAAAG GATGGATACTGGGCAgacagtgtctgtgacaggaaatTAGGCTATATCTGCAGAAGAGACCCACTACAAGGAGTTTCTCAAACAGCAAAGACTGATCCTGCCTGCCTGAAG GGTTGGAAAAGATATGGTTTTTACTGCTACCTGGTTGGACACACCTCTGTAACATTTTCAGAAGCAAAGAAAACCTGTGAAAGGAGCAGTGGTTATTTAACAAGTATAGCAGACAG ATATGAGCAAGCCTACCTGACCAGCCTCATTGGTCTGAGCTCTGAGAAGTATTTTTGGATTGGTCTCTCAGACATGCGAGAGCAAGGGATTTTCACTTGGGTGACTGGTGAAGGTGTTCTGTACACAAACTGGAATGCAGCAATGCCTG GGAAGGAAGCTGGTTGTGTTGCCCTTAGGACTGGAAATGCAGCTGGACTATGGGACGTTCAGAACTGTGAAGTAAAGGCAAAATTTCTCTGCAAAAAATTAGCTGAAAAAGTCACTGTTCCTGCTGTTTCTGAAACAGTTTCTGACTCCAAATGTCCCTTGGGTTGGGATACAAGCAATAGCACTAATTCCTGCTTCAGG GGTTTTGTGAGAGAAGAAGACCAAAAGAAAACATGGTTCGAAGCCCGAGATTTCTGCAGAGAAATAGGAGGAGACCTGGCTGCCATTAGAAATGAAGAAGAGCAAACAGTGATAGAAAACTTAGTAAA AAAGAAATCCCcatcatttcagcctttctggatAGGTTTGCATTGTTTGGATCCTAATGGTGGAGTTTCCTGGAGTGATGGTTCTCCG GTGAATTATATAGATGAAACAAGATACTATTTTTACGGTGCTGCATTTCAAGATTGTGGAGCAATCAGTGAAAAACCTTCCTTGACATGGATTAAGGAGCACTGTGAATATAGTCATAACTGGATTTGTGAAATAAAAAAAG GGACACCCTTGAAACCAGAACCTCTGGGCCTTTCTACCA CATATGAAGTCACAGAAGATGGCTGGATTGTAAAAGGAGACAAACAATATTTTTTCAGCCCAGAAAAGACGTCTATGGAGAAAGCCAGAACATTCTGCAGAAACAATCACGGAAATCTTGCTACTGTTGAAAATAATAGTGAAAGAAAATTTTTGTGGAAATAC ATCTTAAAAAATGGCAAACTGAACTCATATCTCATAGGATTAATCCAGAATGCTGATGAGCAGTTCAG CTGGATGAGTGGAAGCCCAGTGCACTATGCAGCTTGGGCACAGGGTGAGCCCAACTTTGCAGAAGGTCAAGAAAATTGTGTggttttaaataaaaaagatg GCTTGTGGAATGATGTCAACTGTGGTTTTTCCAATGGCTACATCTGTGAGAGGCACAAAAGTTTTATAAATGCAACCCTTCCTTCAGCAGTACCTTCAGCTCCTGGAGGATGTCCTGCAGGTtggattttatttaaaaatcag TGTTACAGATTTTTTGGCTCTGGCTATGATTTCTGGAGTACTGGAAGAAGAGTTTGCATGAGCCTTGGAGGAGACTTGGCAAGCATTCCTAATGAACAAGTTCAAG cttTTCTCACGTACCATTTGAAGGATGCTTCAAATGATCTTTGGATTGGCTTGAATGATCTGCTCAGTGAACTCAACTTTGTTTGGTCTGATGGAAGTGCTGTCTCATATACAAACTGGGCTAAAGGTTCCCCAAAACTTGTAGAACCTATTTTGTATGACAGTCTGCATCCAGAAGATGGCCGAAATCGGCAACAG TTTGACTGTGTTTCCCTGAAGAGAGGTCCTGCTGATGACACAGGAAAATGGAATAATGAGGAGTGTTATAAGTACAGAGGGTATATATGCCAGAAGAGTAGTG ATCCTGAACTTTTAAAATCACCAGCAACAGTGCTGGACTTTTCTTTTGCCCCTTCTAGTGGGATTAGCTATTCTGTTACTCGTTCCAAAATGAACTGGGAGGAAGCACACCAAAACTGCAATAACAATGCCTCAGAACTTGCCAGCATTTTAGAGCCACATAGCCAGGCACTGATTTTCCTACTTGCAAAGGAATATGGAGAGCCTCTGTGGATTGGTCTGAACAGCAACAGG ACCAATGGCAAGTATCAATGGACTGACAGGTGGAGTTTAGTTTACAGCAAGTGGGCCAGTGGAGAACCAAAGCAGACATTAGCATGTGTCTACCTAGACACTGATGGCACCTGGAAGACAGCTTCTTGCGAGGAAAAATTCTTTTCTGTCTGTAAAAAATCAGATG TAATGGCCCCTACTGAACCCCCACAACTTCCTGGAAAATGCCCTGAATCAAGAGGACACAAATCTTGGATACCTTTCTCTGGACACTGCTATTACTTTGAGGCCACCAAGAAAAGAAGTTGGTCTCAAGCTCACGAGGAATGTGCCCAACTAG GTGCTGATTTGGTATCGGTAGGAGACCATAGTGAAACAAACTTTCTGTCAGAAACCATTAAGATACTCCACAGAAAATCATTGAACTTTTGGATAGGGCTAAAGAAAAATGACAGAG GACAGTGGGTATGGACAGATAAATCTGCAGTGGGTTTTGTCAACTGGCAGCTGGGACAACCATCAAACCAAAGGCTTAAAGACTGTGGAGAACTATGTGCATTGTCCGGCTCCTGGAACGCCAACCTCTGTTCTTTCAAAAAAGGATATATCTGTAAAAAAGTTAAAA ctcctgaaaagaaagaaatgtCAACAGAAAATACAG AACAGAAAATGGAGAAAGTATTTTCTGCTGGCATCATTTGGCTGTTCCTTCTTTTAGCCCTTTCTATAGCTGGAGCTGGAAGTGTAATTTATTTCTGCTTGAGGAGGAAAAGACAAAACCTGCCACATATTTCAACCAGAATGAGTGGATCAGAAGCAACTGTGGATATTCAAGTAAAAAACACACATTCAGACATGTAG